A part of Chitinimonas koreensis genomic DNA contains:
- a CDS encoding DegT/DnrJ/EryC1/StrS family aminotransferase, with the protein MERLALLGGQPVRSAPLPQYRTIGEEEKQAVMAVLDSGVLSQFLGTWSMDFYGGQRVQALERAWEAFFGTAHAVSLNSATSGLFAAVGAAGVGPGDEVIVSPYTMSASAVAAVVYGGIPVFADIDPDHFCLTPATIRPLITPRTRAIIVVDLFGYPADIPAIVALAREHGIVVIEDNAQGPGARRDGRYAGSRADMAVFSLNYHKTIHSGEGGVVTTDDARLAERLQLIRNHAEVVVQQKSPDIAAEELVNLVGYNYRMTEIEAAIAAEQLKKLPALVAARQANAARLAAAIEGLPGLTPPRPGAEVEHGWYVFPFKYDAAATGVPRAKVAAALRAEGFPVGEGYVKPLYTQPIYRKGIALGRDGFPFAQARAAGTLPDYGSALCPVTERMHAAELLTGDFCHAGWSTADLDQLIAAFRKVFGQLDALREAA; encoded by the coding sequence ATGGAACGATTGGCGCTATTGGGCGGCCAGCCGGTGCGCAGCGCACCGCTGCCGCAGTACCGGACGATCGGCGAGGAGGAGAAGCAGGCCGTCATGGCGGTGCTCGACAGCGGCGTGCTGTCGCAATTCCTCGGCACCTGGTCGATGGATTTCTACGGCGGCCAGCGCGTTCAGGCGCTCGAACGCGCCTGGGAGGCCTTCTTCGGCACCGCCCACGCGGTCAGCCTCAACTCGGCCACCTCGGGCCTGTTCGCCGCGGTCGGCGCGGCCGGCGTCGGCCCCGGCGACGAGGTCATCGTCTCGCCCTACACCATGAGCGCCTCGGCAGTGGCGGCGGTGGTCTACGGCGGCATCCCGGTGTTCGCCGACATCGATCCCGACCACTTCTGCCTGACGCCCGCCACCATCCGGCCGCTGATCACGCCGCGCACGCGGGCGATCATCGTGGTCGACCTGTTCGGCTACCCGGCCGACATCCCGGCCATCGTGGCGCTGGCGCGCGAGCACGGCATCGTGGTGATCGAGGACAACGCCCAAGGCCCCGGCGCGCGGCGCGACGGCCGCTACGCCGGCAGCCGGGCCGACATGGCGGTGTTCAGCCTCAACTACCACAAGACCATCCACTCGGGCGAAGGCGGCGTGGTCACCACCGACGACGCGCGGCTGGCCGAGCGGCTGCAGCTGATCCGCAACCACGCCGAGGTGGTGGTGCAGCAGAAGTCGCCCGACATCGCGGCCGAGGAGCTGGTCAACCTGGTCGGCTACAACTACCGCATGACCGAGATCGAGGCCGCCATCGCCGCCGAGCAGCTGAAGAAGCTGCCGGCGCTGGTGGCCGCCCGCCAGGCCAACGCGGCGCGGCTGGCGGCGGCGATCGAGGGCCTGCCGGGGCTGACGCCGCCGCGGCCCGGGGCGGAGGTCGAGCACGGCTGGTACGTGTTCCCGTTCAAGTACGACGCGGCCGCCACCGGCGTGCCGCGCGCAAAGGTGGCCGCTGCGCTGCGGGCCGAGGGCTTCCCGGTCGGCGAGGGCTACGTCAAGCCGCTCTACACCCAGCCGATCTACCGCAAGGGCATCGCCCTCGGCCGCGACGGCTTCCCGTTCGCCCAGGCGCGCGCGGCCGGCACGCTGCCCGACTACGGCTCGGCGCTGTGCCCGGTGACCGAGCGCATGCATGCCGCCGAACTGCTGACCGGCGACTTCTGCCACGCCGGCTGGAGTACGGCCGACCTCGACCAGCTGATCGCCGCCTTCCGCAAGGTGTTCGGCCAGCTCGACGCGCTGCGGGAGGCCGCATGA
- a CDS encoding plasmid mobilization protein, producing the protein MATATERIPVLVTAQEKQRIASLAKASGVSMGEYLRRAADRYAPAEEEALLDGMIDQVVKATEQAGAAIDEALRFVDESDRRIAALEAAPAARKAA; encoded by the coding sequence ATGGCAACCGCAACCGAACGCATCCCGGTCCTGGTCACCGCCCAGGAGAAGCAGCGCATCGCCAGCCTGGCCAAGGCCTCGGGCGTGTCGATGGGCGAATACCTGCGCCGCGCCGCCGACCGCTACGCGCCGGCCGAGGAAGAGGCGCTGCTGGACGGCATGATCGACCAGGTGGTCAAGGCCACCGAGCAGGCCGGCGCCGCGATCGACGAGGCGCTGCGCTTCGTCGACGAATCGGACCGCCGCATCGCCGCGCTCGAAGCCGCGCCCGCCGCCCGGAAGGCCGCCTGA
- a CDS encoding Gfo/Idh/MocA family protein, giving the protein MTLTAAVIGCGRIGAGFAAASARVGVASHAAAYAATAGVQLVGLSDPSAPARGEAAARFGVPAWADHREMLAAVRPALVSVASPDATHAQVLAEVLDAPGVRGVLAEKPLAATPAEAAALVAQARARGVVLAVNYGRRYSAPMQALAARLRGGEFGRLRALTGHYTKGVAHNGSHWFDWARLLAGEIARVQAFDDGMPAFEGDPTPSLRLEFAGGCGGWLQALSFEDYAPFELDLLTERARLRFGESGHVVEISATGASPDYPGYRQLLPLERQDGLLTDVLLHAVADLAAAVAGGRPPLCSGADGLAALRVAAAAVDSLDRGAAVEVEGD; this is encoded by the coding sequence ATGACGCTGACTGCGGCGGTGATCGGCTGCGGCCGCATCGGCGCCGGCTTCGCCGCCGCCTCGGCGCGCGTCGGCGTGGCCAGCCATGCGGCGGCCTATGCCGCGACCGCCGGGGTGCAACTGGTTGGCTTGTCCGATCCGTCGGCGCCGGCGCGCGGCGAGGCGGCCGCGCGCTTCGGCGTGCCGGCCTGGGCCGACCATCGCGAGATGCTGGCGGCCGTGCGGCCGGCGCTGGTCAGCGTGGCTTCGCCCGACGCCACCCATGCGCAGGTGCTGGCCGAAGTGCTCGACGCGCCCGGCGTGCGCGGCGTGCTGGCCGAGAAGCCGCTGGCCGCCACGCCGGCCGAAGCTGCGGCGCTGGTGGCGCAGGCGCGCGCGCGCGGCGTCGTGCTGGCGGTCAATTACGGCCGCCGCTATTCGGCGCCGATGCAGGCGCTGGCGGCGCGGCTGCGCGGCGGCGAATTCGGCCGGCTGCGCGCGCTGACCGGCCATTACACCAAGGGCGTGGCCCACAACGGCAGCCACTGGTTCGACTGGGCCCGGCTGCTGGCCGGCGAGATCGCGCGGGTGCAGGCCTTCGACGACGGCATGCCGGCTTTCGAGGGCGACCCGACGCCATCGCTGCGGCTGGAATTCGCCGGCGGCTGCGGCGGTTGGCTGCAGGCGCTGTCGTTCGAGGACTACGCGCCGTTCGAGCTCGACCTGTTGACCGAGCGGGCGCGGCTGCGCTTCGGCGAATCGGGCCATGTGGTCGAGATTTCGGCCACCGGCGCCAGCCCCGACTATCCCGGTTACCGGCAACTGTTGCCGCTCGAGCGGCAGGACGGCCTGCTGACCGACGTGCTGCTGCACGCGGTGGCCGACCTGGCCGCGGCGGTGGCCGGCGGCCGGCCGCCGCTGTGCAGCGGCGCGGACGGCCTGGCCGCGCTGCGGGTGGCCGCGGCGGCGGTCGACAGCCTGGACCGCGGCGCCGCGGTCGAGGTGGAAGGTGACTGA
- a CDS encoding GNAT family N-acetyltransferase: protein MSLPPLLTGPRLALRALCPADADGPYPGWLNDGQVCAGNSHGVWPYGREQARDFIARAATARDALTLAITLRSDGRHVGNVGLQGIHPIYRSAEFAILLGDRAAWGQGYGLEAARLIVAHGFAALNLHRIHCGTFADNAGMLALAARLGMREEGRRVEAAYKNGRFVDVIEFGLLRDQFVASAAATGNS from the coding sequence ATGAGCCTGCCGCCGCTCCTGACCGGGCCGCGGCTGGCGCTGCGCGCGCTGTGCCCGGCCGACGCCGACGGCCCCTACCCGGGCTGGCTCAACGACGGCCAGGTCTGCGCCGGCAATTCGCACGGCGTCTGGCCCTACGGCCGCGAGCAGGCGCGTGACTTCATCGCCCGCGCCGCGACCGCGCGCGACGCGCTGACGCTGGCGATCACGCTGCGCAGCGACGGCCGTCACGTCGGCAACGTCGGCCTGCAGGGCATCCATCCGATCTACCGCAGCGCCGAGTTCGCCATCCTGCTCGGCGACCGCGCCGCCTGGGGCCAGGGCTACGGCCTGGAGGCCGCCCGGCTGATCGTGGCGCACGGCTTCGCCGCGCTCAACCTGCACCGCATCCACTGCGGCACCTTCGCCGACAACGCCGGCATGCTCGCGCTGGCGGCGCGGCTCGGCATGCGCGAGGAGGGCCGCCGCGTCGAGGCCGCCTACAAGAACGGCCGTTTCGTCGACGTGATCGAATTCGGCCTGCTGCGCGACCAGTTCGTCGCGTCCGCAGCCGCAACGGGGAATTCCTGA
- the pseI gene encoding pseudaminic acid synthase translates to MPSFHIGPRPIGQDAPPFVIAEMSGNHNQSLDRALAIVEAAARSGAHALKLQTYTADTMTLDLDEGEFHIGDPASLWAGTSLYKLYQEAYTPWEWHAPIFARAAELGMLAFSTPFDESAVDFLETLGVPAYKIASFENTDLPLIRKVAATGKPMIISTGMATVAELDESVRAARAAGCRDLVLLKCTSTYPASPENTHLRTIPHLRELFGCEVGLSDHTMGVGAAVAAVALGATVVEKHFTLRRADGGVDSTFSLEPEEMASLVTETGRAWQALGQVRYGATAAEQKSLVYRRSLYVVRDMAAGEAFGPDNVRAIRPGLGLAPKHLELVLGRRARTALKRGTPLSWDCLA, encoded by the coding sequence ATGCCCAGCTTCCACATCGGCCCCCGCCCCATCGGCCAGGACGCGCCCCCGTTCGTGATCGCCGAGATGAGCGGCAACCACAACCAGTCGCTCGACCGCGCGCTGGCCATCGTCGAGGCGGCGGCCCGCAGCGGCGCGCATGCGCTCAAGCTGCAGACCTATACCGCCGACACCATGACGCTCGACCTCGACGAGGGCGAGTTCCACATCGGCGACCCGGCCAGCCTGTGGGCCGGCACCTCGCTGTACAAGCTCTACCAGGAGGCCTACACGCCGTGGGAATGGCATGCGCCGATCTTCGCGCGCGCCGCCGAGCTCGGCATGCTGGCCTTCTCCACCCCGTTCGACGAGAGCGCGGTCGACTTCCTCGAAACGCTCGGCGTGCCGGCCTACAAGATCGCCAGCTTCGAGAACACCGACCTGCCGCTGATCCGCAAGGTGGCCGCCACCGGCAAGCCGATGATCATCTCGACCGGCATGGCCACGGTGGCCGAGCTCGACGAGAGCGTGCGCGCCGCGCGCGCCGCCGGCTGCCGCGACCTGGTGCTGCTCAAGTGCACCAGCACCTATCCGGCCTCGCCCGAGAACACCCACCTGCGCACCATTCCGCACCTGCGCGAGCTGTTCGGCTGCGAGGTCGGGCTGTCGGACCACACCATGGGCGTCGGCGCCGCGGTGGCGGCGGTGGCGCTCGGCGCCACGGTGGTGGAGAAGCACTTCACCCTGCGCCGCGCCGACGGCGGCGTCGATTCGACCTTCTCGCTCGAGCCCGAGGAGATGGCCAGCCTGGTGACCGAGACCGGCCGCGCCTGGCAGGCGCTGGGCCAGGTGCGCTACGGCGCCACCGCGGCCGAGCAGAAATCGCTGGTCTATCGCCGCTCGCTCTACGTGGTGCGCGACATGGCCGCGGGCGAGGCCTTCGGCCCCGACAACGTGCGGGCGATCCGGCCGGGCCTCGGCCTCGCGCCCAAGCATCTCGAACTGGTGCTCGGCCGCCGCGCGCGCACCGCGCTCAAGCGCGGCACGCCGCTGAGCTGGGATTGCCTGGCATGA
- the pseH gene encoding UDP-4-amino-4,6-dideoxy-N-acetyl-beta-L-altrosamine N-acetyltransferase: MGKANVDEVRFEPLTEQPAEVIERIRQLRNAEGVRRYMYNDHLISAEEHAGWIAGLQGNARERVMVVRYHGEVVGLVALRAIRWPDKAADWAFYLSEEMQGKGVGGVVEFKLLDLALIELGLEKLNCEVLETNPKVIEMHQKFGFVAEGVRRANVVKDGGRLDVHLLGITAGEWQAARPRFAKLFGAG; encoded by the coding sequence ATGGGCAAGGCCAATGTCGACGAAGTGCGCTTCGAGCCGCTGACCGAGCAGCCGGCCGAGGTGATCGAGCGGATCCGCCAGCTGCGCAACGCCGAGGGCGTGCGCCGCTACATGTACAACGACCACCTGATCTCGGCCGAGGAGCACGCCGGCTGGATCGCCGGCCTGCAGGGCAATGCGCGCGAGCGGGTGATGGTGGTGCGCTACCACGGCGAAGTGGTCGGCCTGGTCGCGCTGCGCGCCATCCGCTGGCCCGACAAGGCCGCCGACTGGGCCTTCTACCTGAGCGAGGAGATGCAGGGCAAAGGCGTCGGCGGCGTGGTCGAATTCAAGCTGCTCGACCTCGCGCTGATCGAGCTGGGGCTGGAGAAGCTCAACTGCGAAGTGCTCGAGACCAATCCCAAGGTGATCGAGATGCACCAGAAATTCGGCTTCGTCGCCGAGGGCGTGCGTCGCGCCAACGTGGTCAAGGACGGTGGCCGGCTCGACGTGCACCTGCTCGGCATCACCGCCGGCGAATGGCAGGCCGCGCGGCCGCGCTTCGCCAAGCTGTTCGGCGCCGGCTGA